Proteins encoded in a region of the Zea mays cultivar B73 chromosome 4, Zm-B73-REFERENCE-NAM-5.0, whole genome shotgun sequence genome:
- the LOC100282330 gene encoding 60S ribosomal protein L7-like isoform 1 (isoform 1 is encoded by transcript variant 1) translates to MSAAEAKAAAVPESVLRKRKREEQWAADKKEKALADRKKALESRKIIFARAKQYAEEYHAQEKELVQLKREARLKGGFYVSPEAKLLFVVRIRGINAMHPKTRKILQLLRLRQIFNGVFLKVNKATINMLRRVEPYVAYGYPNLKSVRELIYKRGYGKLNKQRIPLSNNSVIEESLFYFLCVLGPREAQYHLH, encoded by the exons ATGTCGGCTGCAGAGGCGAAGGCGGCGGCGGTCCCGGAGTCTGTGCTGCGGAAGCGCAAGCGGGAGGAGCAATGGGCAGCGGACAAGAAGGAGAAGGCGCTCGCGGACAGGAAGAAGGCGCTCGAGAGCCGCAAGATCATCTTCGCCCGCGCCAAGCAGTACGCCGAGGAGTACCACGCCCAG GAGAAGGAGCTTGTGCAGCTCAAGCGTGAGGCCCGGTTGAAGGGTGGGTTCTATGTGAGCCCAGAGGCCAAGCTTCTGTTTGTGGTTCGCATCCGTGG TATCAATGCCATGCACCCCAAGACCCGCAAGATCTTGCAGCTCCTGCGATTGAGGCAGATCTTCAACGGTGTCTTCCTCAAGGTTAACAAGGCAACCATTAACATGCTGCGCAGGGTGGAGCCATATGTTGCGTACGG ATACCCCAACCTGAAGAGCGTTAGGGAGTTAATCTACAAGAGAGGTTACGGGAAGCTGAACAAGCAGAGGATTCCACTTAGCAACAACAGTGTCATAGAGGAG TCTTTGTTTTACTTTCTGTGCGTGTTAGGGCCTCGGGAAGCACAATATCATCTGCATTGA
- the LOC100282330 gene encoding 60S ribosomal protein L7-like isoform 2 (isoform 2 is encoded by transcript variant 2), producing MSAAEAKAAAVPESVLRKRKREEQWAADKKEKALADRKKALESRKIIFARAKQYAEEYHAQEKELVQLKREARLKGGFYVSPEAKLLFVVRIRGINAMHPKTRKILQLLRLRQIFNGVFLKVNKATINMLRRVEPYVAYGYPNLKSVRELIYKRGYGKLNKQRIPLSNNSVIEEGLGKHNIICIEDLVHEIMTVGPHFKEANNFLWPFKLKAPLGGLKKKRNHYVEGGDAGNRENYINELIKRMN from the exons ATGTCGGCTGCAGAGGCGAAGGCGGCGGCGGTCCCGGAGTCTGTGCTGCGGAAGCGCAAGCGGGAGGAGCAATGGGCAGCGGACAAGAAGGAGAAGGCGCTCGCGGACAGGAAGAAGGCGCTCGAGAGCCGCAAGATCATCTTCGCCCGCGCCAAGCAGTACGCCGAGGAGTACCACGCCCAG GAGAAGGAGCTTGTGCAGCTCAAGCGTGAGGCCCGGTTGAAGGGTGGGTTCTATGTGAGCCCAGAGGCCAAGCTTCTGTTTGTGGTTCGCATCCGTGG TATCAATGCCATGCACCCCAAGACCCGCAAGATCTTGCAGCTCCTGCGATTGAGGCAGATCTTCAACGGTGTCTTCCTCAAGGTTAACAAGGCAACCATTAACATGCTGCGCAGGGTGGAGCCATATGTTGCGTACGG ATACCCCAACCTGAAGAGCGTTAGGGAGTTAATCTACAAGAGAGGTTACGGGAAGCTGAACAAGCAGAGGATTCCACTTAGCAACAACAGTGTCATAGAGGAG GGCCTCGGGAAGCACAATATCATCTGCATTGAGGACCTTGTCCACGAGATCATGACGGTCGGCCCGCACTTCAAGGAGGCCAACAACTTCCTCTGGCCGTTCAAGCTGAAGGCACCCCTCGGCGgcctcaagaagaagaggaaccACTACGTGGAGGGCGGTGACGCCGGAAACCGTGAGAACTACATCAACGAGCTCATCAAGAGGATGAACTAG